Proteins encoded in a region of the Drosophila sechellia strain sech25 chromosome 2L, ASM438219v1, whole genome shotgun sequence genome:
- the LOC6618226 gene encoding integrin beta-nu isoform X1, with the protein MTSLRGRAFLWIYLLFLMAEISYSDADSIDDQCRHADSCERCLSAHLECAWCTDKNYQVGYRCLSRRQLLNYNCSETDIYENQPVLDVLQDKPLKDYETRDQAVQVTPQRAYLKLVKGNTQRIKLSYRTARNNPLDLYVLMDLTWTMRDDKETLEELGAQLSQTLKNLTGNYRLGFGSFADKPTLPMILPQHRENPCAAERATCEPTYGYRHQLSLTDDIPAFTSTVANSKITGNLDNLEGGLDALMQVIVCTKEISWKEQARKVVILVTDGFMHLAGDGLLAGIIQRNDKQCHLNQAGEYTGSLDYDYPSLEEIYRELLRRKINVIFAVTEEVVSSYWELSGLMKEISYVDILSADSSNILELIKKSYESLIKRTQFADNSPDFIDMAYYTDCGGQFPSLQKRNYCNNVTLGKQIDFYVDVTLKKYPDNQAYTHKIRVEETSLSEFMDLDVELQRPCPCQETPHPENEKGRFLCDYKGYLYCGMCECDEGWTGTYCTCPTGATNVTSNEALLQKCRQPFSDKSTSELVCSNHGDCDCGICLCDPGYTGPFCECRECLDCDEKLANCSCGQCVCKYGWSGSKCNCSPLHTDACVGPTGEICSERGTCQCEKCQCEEPYLGKFCEIDPEKDNKLCLFYEPCVTCLIEQKQGMGVCENLTEICSSLDRQETYPYNFVHELDPEQDQCLVRLVNKHGIQCDSFFAYQVVDHSNFLTIQAVDCEPSDYVALVGYISVFTLLIGLLTIFLFLWYIRAKDAREYAKFEEDQKNSVRQENPIYRDPVGRYEVPKALSVKHDENPFAS; encoded by the exons ATGACGTCACTGCGCGGAAGGGCGTTCTTGTGGATATATTTGCTTTTTCTAATGGCTGAGATCTCTTATTCGGATGCAGATTCAATTG ATGATCAGTGCAGGCACGCGGACAGCTGCGAAAGATGCTTATCCGCTCATCTGGAATGCGCTTGGTGCACGGACAAg AATTACCAAGTGGGATATCGTTGTCTCTCTCGCCGGCAACTACTTAACTACAACTGCAGTGAAACGGATATATACGAGAACCAGCCGGTCCTAGATGTCCTTCAGGATAAGCCCCTAAAGGACTACGAAACCAGGGATCAGGCTGTTCAGGTCACACCCCAGCGGGCATACCTTAAGTTGGTCAAAG GAAACACGCAAAGAATCAAGCTGAGCTATAGAACTGCACGCAACAATCCACTCGATTTGTACGTACTGATGGATCTAACCTGGACAATGAGGGATGATAAGGAAACCCTGGAGGAGTTGGGAGCCCAACTGAGTCAGACTCTAAAAAATCTAACAGGAAACTACAGACTGGGATTCGGTTCCTTCGCGGACAAGCCAACTCTACCCATGATTCTGCCTCAGCATAGGGAAAACCCCTGTGCTGCGGAGCGGGCCACGTGTGAACCAACCTATGGATATAGACATCAACTTTCGCTAACCGATGATATACCAGCGTTCACCTCAACCGTGGCGAACAGCAAAATCACTGGAAACTTGGACAATCTCGAAGGCGGCTTGGACGCTCTGATGCAGGTTATAGTGTGCACCAAGGAAATCAGCTGGAAGGAACAAGCTCGAAAAGTGGTGATCTTAGTGACCGATGGCTTTATGCACTTAGCGGGGGACGGACTTCTAGCAGGTATTATCCAGCGCAATGATAAGCAGTGTCACCTGAATCAAGCAGGTGAGTACACGGGTTCATTGGACTACGACTACCCCTCGCTGGAAGAAATCTATCGGGAGTTGCTTCGTCGCAAGATTAATGTAATCTTTGCTGTCACCGAGGAGGTGGTAAGTAGCTATTGGGAACTCAGTGGCCTAATGAAGGAAATCAGTTACGTGGATATTCTGAGTGCTGATTCCTCTAATATATTGGAACTAATCAAAAAGAG CTATGAGAGTCTGATTAAACGCACTCAGTTTGCCGATAATAGCCCGGATTTTATTGACATGGCTTACTATACGGATTGCGGTGGTCAGTTTCCCAGCTTACAAAAGCGGAATTACTGCAATAACGTCACTCTGGGCAAGCAGATTGATTTCTACGTGGACGTCACCCTCAAGAAATATCCCGATAATCAGGCTTAT ACGCACAAAATCCGGGTGGAGGAAACCTCCTTGAGCGAGTTCATGGATTTGGATGTTGAGCTTCAGCGGCCGTGTCCCTGCCAGGAAACTCCACATCCGGAAAACGAGAAAGGCCGTTTCCTGTGCGATTATAAGGGCTATTTGTACTGCGGAATGTGCGAATGCGACGAGGGGTGGACTGGGACCTATTGCACTTGTCCCACAGGTGCCACAAATGTCACCAGCAATGAAGCTCTGCTCCAGAAATGCCGTCAACCGTTTTCGGATAAATCCACTTCCGAATTGGTTTGCTCCAATCACGGGGACTGTGACTGCGGAATTTGCCTGTGTGATCCTGGATATACGGGTCCTTTTTGCGAGTGTCGCGAATGCCTGGACTGCGATGAAAAGCTGGCGAATTGTTCTTGCGGCCAGTGCGTTTGCAAATACGGATGGTCGGGTAGCAAATGCAACTGCTCCCCATTGCATACCGATGCCTGTGTGGGACCCACTGGCGAAATATGCTCGGAAAGAGGCACCTGCCAGTGCGAGAAGTGCCAGTGTGAGGAGCCGTATTTGGGTAAATTCTGTGAAATCGATCCAGAGAAGGACAACAAACTGTGTTTGTTCTATGAGCCCTGTGTCACATGTCTGATCGAGCAAAAACAGGGAATGGGAGTCTGCGAAAACTTGACTGAAATTTGCAGCAGTTTGGATAGACAAGAAACCTATCCATACAACTTTGTCCACGAGCTGGATCCCGAGCAGGATCAATGCTTGGTGCGACTGGTGAACAAGCATGGCATCCAATGTGACAGCTTCTTCGCCTACCAGGTCGTCGACCACTCAAACTTCTTGACCATCCAGGCAGTTGATTGCGAGCCCTCGGATTACGTGGCTCTGGTGGGATATATATCGGTATTTACTCTGCTCATTGGACTCTTGACCATTTTCCTATTTCTGTGGTACATTCGAGCTAAGGATGCTAGGGAATATGCCAAGTTTGAGGAAGATCAGAAGAACAGTGTCCGACAGGAGAATCCCATTTACAGGGATCCAGTGGGAAGATATGAAGTGCCCAAGGCGCTAAGTGTTAAGCATGATGAGAATCCTTTCGCAAGTTAA
- the LOC6618226 gene encoding integrin beta-nu isoform X2, with protein MLIRSSGMRLVHGQGNTQRIKLSYRTARNNPLDLYVLMDLTWTMRDDKETLEELGAQLSQTLKNLTGNYRLGFGSFADKPTLPMILPQHRENPCAAERATCEPTYGYRHQLSLTDDIPAFTSTVANSKITGNLDNLEGGLDALMQVIVCTKEISWKEQARKVVILVTDGFMHLAGDGLLAGIIQRNDKQCHLNQAGEYTGSLDYDYPSLEEIYRELLRRKINVIFAVTEEVVSSYWELSGLMKEISYVDILSADSSNILELIKKSYESLIKRTQFADNSPDFIDMAYYTDCGGQFPSLQKRNYCNNVTLGKQIDFYVDVTLKKYPDNQAYTHKIRVEETSLSEFMDLDVELQRPCPCQETPHPENEKGRFLCDYKGYLYCGMCECDEGWTGTYCTCPTGATNVTSNEALLQKCRQPFSDKSTSELVCSNHGDCDCGICLCDPGYTGPFCECRECLDCDEKLANCSCGQCVCKYGWSGSKCNCSPLHTDACVGPTGEICSERGTCQCEKCQCEEPYLGKFCEIDPEKDNKLCLFYEPCVTCLIEQKQGMGVCENLTEICSSLDRQETYPYNFVHELDPEQDQCLVRLVNKHGIQCDSFFAYQVVDHSNFLTIQAVDCEPSDYVALVGYISVFTLLIGLLTIFLFLWYIRAKDAREYAKFEEDQKNSVRQENPIYRDPVGRYEVPKALSVKHDENPFAS; from the exons ATGCTTATCCGCTCATCTGGAATGCGCTTGGTGCACGGACAAg GAAACACGCAAAGAATCAAGCTGAGCTATAGAACTGCACGCAACAATCCACTCGATTTGTACGTACTGATGGATCTAACCTGGACAATGAGGGATGATAAGGAAACCCTGGAGGAGTTGGGAGCCCAACTGAGTCAGACTCTAAAAAATCTAACAGGAAACTACAGACTGGGATTCGGTTCCTTCGCGGACAAGCCAACTCTACCCATGATTCTGCCTCAGCATAGGGAAAACCCCTGTGCTGCGGAGCGGGCCACGTGTGAACCAACCTATGGATATAGACATCAACTTTCGCTAACCGATGATATACCAGCGTTCACCTCAACCGTGGCGAACAGCAAAATCACTGGAAACTTGGACAATCTCGAAGGCGGCTTGGACGCTCTGATGCAGGTTATAGTGTGCACCAAGGAAATCAGCTGGAAGGAACAAGCTCGAAAAGTGGTGATCTTAGTGACCGATGGCTTTATGCACTTAGCGGGGGACGGACTTCTAGCAGGTATTATCCAGCGCAATGATAAGCAGTGTCACCTGAATCAAGCAGGTGAGTACACGGGTTCATTGGACTACGACTACCCCTCGCTGGAAGAAATCTATCGGGAGTTGCTTCGTCGCAAGATTAATGTAATCTTTGCTGTCACCGAGGAGGTGGTAAGTAGCTATTGGGAACTCAGTGGCCTAATGAAGGAAATCAGTTACGTGGATATTCTGAGTGCTGATTCCTCTAATATATTGGAACTAATCAAAAAGAG CTATGAGAGTCTGATTAAACGCACTCAGTTTGCCGATAATAGCCCGGATTTTATTGACATGGCTTACTATACGGATTGCGGTGGTCAGTTTCCCAGCTTACAAAAGCGGAATTACTGCAATAACGTCACTCTGGGCAAGCAGATTGATTTCTACGTGGACGTCACCCTCAAGAAATATCCCGATAATCAGGCTTAT ACGCACAAAATCCGGGTGGAGGAAACCTCCTTGAGCGAGTTCATGGATTTGGATGTTGAGCTTCAGCGGCCGTGTCCCTGCCAGGAAACTCCACATCCGGAAAACGAGAAAGGCCGTTTCCTGTGCGATTATAAGGGCTATTTGTACTGCGGAATGTGCGAATGCGACGAGGGGTGGACTGGGACCTATTGCACTTGTCCCACAGGTGCCACAAATGTCACCAGCAATGAAGCTCTGCTCCAGAAATGCCGTCAACCGTTTTCGGATAAATCCACTTCCGAATTGGTTTGCTCCAATCACGGGGACTGTGACTGCGGAATTTGCCTGTGTGATCCTGGATATACGGGTCCTTTTTGCGAGTGTCGCGAATGCCTGGACTGCGATGAAAAGCTGGCGAATTGTTCTTGCGGCCAGTGCGTTTGCAAATACGGATGGTCGGGTAGCAAATGCAACTGCTCCCCATTGCATACCGATGCCTGTGTGGGACCCACTGGCGAAATATGCTCGGAAAGAGGCACCTGCCAGTGCGAGAAGTGCCAGTGTGAGGAGCCGTATTTGGGTAAATTCTGTGAAATCGATCCAGAGAAGGACAACAAACTGTGTTTGTTCTATGAGCCCTGTGTCACATGTCTGATCGAGCAAAAACAGGGAATGGGAGTCTGCGAAAACTTGACTGAAATTTGCAGCAGTTTGGATAGACAAGAAACCTATCCATACAACTTTGTCCACGAGCTGGATCCCGAGCAGGATCAATGCTTGGTGCGACTGGTGAACAAGCATGGCATCCAATGTGACAGCTTCTTCGCCTACCAGGTCGTCGACCACTCAAACTTCTTGACCATCCAGGCAGTTGATTGCGAGCCCTCGGATTACGTGGCTCTGGTGGGATATATATCGGTATTTACTCTGCTCATTGGACTCTTGACCATTTTCCTATTTCTGTGGTACATTCGAGCTAAGGATGCTAGGGAATATGCCAAGTTTGAGGAAGATCAGAAGAACAGTGTCCGACAGGAGAATCCCATTTACAGGGATCCAGTGGGAAGATATGAAGTGCCCAAGGCGCTAAGTGTTAAGCATGATGAGAATCCTTTCGCAAGTTAA